One region of candidate division TA06 bacterium genomic DNA includes:
- a CDS encoding periplasmic heavy metal sensor, with protein sequence MQPVRCAISALSIRTSQRRLAMMRRKVLMVRTFAVVLIVLFCSVGYASTQSCEGMKGGPGASKMMMMGKGGDMMCGPGMGFGMMMCGGRHKCAGGFIGMKDELGLTDAQVKKLKSMKMNQEKKAIDDRAEIQKMELELHGLMGEDEIDIKAVDRMIDKIAAQKAKIQKACIRGMVDAKKVLTSEQRKKLKGMKGAGMKKRIEHKVIIKDE encoded by the coding sequence ATGCAGCCGGTCAGGTGCGCGATATCGGCCTTATCAATTCGAACCAGCCAGCGGAGACTGGCAATGATGAGGAGGAAGGTTCTCATGGTTAGAACTTTTGCAGTTGTTTTGATAGTCCTTTTCTGCTCCGTAGGGTACGCGAGTACGCAGTCGTGCGAGGGCATGAAGGGTGGTCCTGGGGCGTCCAAAATGATGATGATGGGTAAAGGCGGAGACATGATGTGCGGCCCCGGAATGGGCTTCGGCATGATGATGTGTGGGGGCAGACATAAGTGTGCCGGGGGCTTCATAGGAATGAAGGATGAGCTCGGCCTGACCGATGCCCAGGTGAAGAAACTGAAGTCAATGAAGATGAACCAGGAGAAAAAGGCGATCGATGATAGGGCTGAGATTCAGAAAATGGAGCTTGAACTTCACGGGCTAATGGGTGAAGATGAGATCGACATCAAGGCTGTGGATCGTATGATTGACAAGATTGCCGCTCAGAAGGCGAAGATACAAAAGGCCTGCATCCGTGGTATGGTTGATGCCAAAAAGGTCCTGACCTCCGAACAGAGGAAGAAGCTGAAGGGGATGAAGGGTGCTGGCATGAAGAAGCGCATAGAGCACAAGGTAATTATCAAGGATGAGTGA
- a CDS encoding Fe-S oxidoreductase encodes MSEELRKIAKDLLKSEKVGVVIGYAFTKADPKRTTPIFVTDTRDTDKLVFNPLCLNNLTVYLTKKKPEIQEVGRPAVVAKGCDVRSILGLIKEFQFKREDVVIIGVGCEGVVKDFSHWTGKLTRENMASKCLYCRVRVPTTYDYLVGEEVPSIEEQDPFKDVKELLSKSVEEREKFWKNQFEKCIRCYACRQVCPFCYCHRCISDKTMPRWIESSAHERGNFAWNIIRAMHLAGRCVGCGECSRVCPAEIPLDLLNREIEREMKEKFEYTAGMDTETPPPLRTYSEKDDDSWIR; translated from the coding sequence ATGAGTGAAGAGCTTCGCAAGATAGCCAAGGATCTTTTGAAAAGCGAAAAAGTGGGGGTGGTCATAGGGTATGCCTTTACGAAGGCAGATCCCAAAAGGACCACCCCCATATTCGTTACGGACACCAGGGATACTGACAAGCTTGTTTTCAATCCCCTTTGTCTGAACAATTTGACAGTCTACCTTACGAAGAAGAAGCCTGAGATTCAGGAGGTAGGGAGACCAGCCGTTGTTGCTAAGGGATGCGATGTCAGGTCAATTCTCGGTCTCATAAAAGAGTTCCAATTTAAGAGAGAGGACGTGGTCATAATCGGGGTAGGATGCGAAGGTGTGGTCAAAGACTTCAGCCACTGGACTGGCAAGCTGACCAGAGAGAACATGGCTTCAAAGTGCTTATATTGCAGGGTGAGGGTCCCAACCACCTATGACTACCTTGTGGGAGAAGAGGTACCGTCCATTGAAGAACAAGACCCTTTCAAAGATGTGAAAGAGCTCCTCTCAAAATCTGTTGAGGAGCGGGAGAAATTCTGGAAGAATCAGTTTGAAAAATGTATACGCTGCTATGCGTGCAGGCAGGTATGCCCCTTCTGTTATTGCCACAGATGCATCAGCGACAAGACGATGCCTCGGTGGATCGAATCCAGCGCACATGAGAGAGGAAACTTTGCCTGGAATATAATAAGGGCGATGCATCTGGCAGGCAGGTGCGTAGGGTGCGGGGAGTGCAGTCGAGTGTGCCCAGCCGAAATCCCCTTGGACCTTCTAAATAGAGAGATCGAGAGGGAGATGAAGGAGAAGTTTGAATACACTGCGGGCATGGACACGGAGACTCCTCCGCCGTTGAGAACCTACTCTGAGAAAGATGACGACTCGTGGATACGATGA
- a CDS encoding heterodisulfide reductase subunit A yields the protein MAKLLKIESPESVVEKLTSLEKRVIAPVRDGKLHRFLPVKRKEEVDFGYFQAEGSMKGFFFPATEGILKFSTGTKMPQVEEHEIEFPETFVVGCRPCDAAALPIQDKVFEWDYVDEFYKARRDSTTIVSLACTCADNNCFCTSMGLAPDSPEGSDILMVKTEEGFLAEVLTKKGEKLASLLDLKEKGSSEDRRRSAVSASKLITRKFKSEGVPGWLESNFEDPLWEKMCTKCIGCAACTFVCPTCHCFDIVDEPVGTSGERRKNWDACTLWHFTAHASGYNPRDMQHKRYRQRIMHKFDYYPDKFGKFLCTGCGRCIRVCPVSLDLAEVLEEISSRI from the coding sequence TTGGCGAAACTCCTGAAAATAGAATCACCCGAAAGCGTGGTGGAGAAGCTCACGTCCTTGGAAAAGAGGGTGATAGCTCCCGTTAGAGACGGCAAGTTACATCGATTCCTTCCTGTGAAGAGGAAAGAGGAGGTTGATTTCGGGTACTTCCAGGCCGAAGGTTCCATGAAGGGTTTCTTCTTTCCTGCTACTGAGGGGATTCTCAAGTTTTCCACTGGGACCAAAATGCCGCAGGTGGAAGAACATGAGATAGAGTTTCCAGAGACTTTCGTTGTAGGCTGTCGTCCATGTGATGCCGCTGCTCTTCCTATCCAGGACAAGGTCTTTGAGTGGGACTACGTGGATGAATTCTATAAGGCGAGAAGAGATTCAACGACCATAGTGAGCCTAGCCTGTACATGTGCGGACAACAACTGTTTCTGCACCTCCATGGGGCTTGCCCCTGACTCGCCCGAGGGGAGCGACATTCTGATGGTGAAGACGGAAGAGGGCTTCCTGGCAGAGGTCTTGACCAAAAAGGGGGAGAAGCTTGCCTCGCTTCTCGATTTGAAGGAGAAGGGAAGTAGTGAAGATAGGAGAAGGTCAGCGGTGAGTGCCAGCAAGCTCATCACCAGAAAGTTCAAGTCCGAAGGGGTACCCGGATGGCTGGAGTCCAACTTCGAGGATCCTCTCTGGGAGAAAATGTGCACCAAGTGTATAGGCTGTGCCGCGTGCACGTTCGTGTGTCCCACCTGCCATTGTTTTGACATTGTGGATGAGCCAGTGGGCACATCTGGTGAACGGAGGAAAAACTGGGATGCGTGCACTCTCTGGCATTTCACCGCTCACGCGTCCGGATACAATCCTCGGGATATGCAACATAAGAGGTACAGGCAGAGAATAATGCACAAATTTGACTACTACCCGGACAAGTTCGGCAAATTCTTGTGCACAGGGTGTGGCAGATGCATTCGTGTCTGTCCTGTGTCCTTGGATCTGGCTGAAGTGCTGGAGGAGATTTCTTCGAGGATTTAA
- a CDS encoding heterodisulfide reductase subunit F has product MSIYSPDLLKVSEVLPETSEIITLVMDFQDGSLAKRFSFKPGQFGLFGAFGEGECALAIASSPFTKGQIACSIKKIGKVTSSLTSTNVGDIIGFRGPYGNWFPLDEMKGKKVFFIAGGIGFSAIRSSLLSVLENRNDYKKVVLLYGARSIDELVYKRELAEYEKSSKIDLIKTVDPGGESKDWDGKVGFVPSVLEELAPKPENSVAIVCGPPIMIKITVAVLVQHGFKRKDIYTTLENRMKCGLGKCGRCNIGKVYVCKDGPVFTAAEIAEFPPDY; this is encoded by the coding sequence ATGTCCATCTATTCCCCGGATCTACTTAAGGTGAGCGAGGTTCTACCTGAGACATCTGAGATCATCACTCTCGTGATGGACTTTCAGGATGGATCTCTCGCAAAAAGGTTCTCATTCAAGCCAGGTCAGTTTGGCCTTTTTGGCGCATTCGGAGAAGGAGAGTGTGCGCTTGCCATTGCCTCTTCGCCTTTCACCAAGGGGCAAATTGCCTGCTCCATCAAGAAGATAGGGAAGGTCACGAGTTCTCTGACGAGCACCAATGTCGGCGATATCATAGGATTCAGAGGGCCATACGGGAATTGGTTCCCCCTGGATGAGATGAAGGGCAAGAAAGTATTCTTCATTGCGGGGGGCATAGGATTCTCTGCAATAAGGTCGAGTCTTCTATCGGTTCTTGAAAACAGAAACGACTACAAGAAGGTTGTCCTCCTGTACGGAGCCCGCTCTATTGATGAGTTGGTCTATAAACGAGAGCTGGCAGAATACGAAAAGAGCAGCAAGATTGACTTGATCAAAACCGTGGACCCAGGCGGAGAGAGCAAAGACTGGGATGGGAAGGTTGGGTTTGTCCCCAGTGTACTGGAAGAACTGGCGCCCAAACCCGAAAACTCGGTAGCGATTGTGTGCGGGCCTCCCATTATGATCAAGATCACCGTTGCCGTCCTTGTCCAACATGGTTTCAAGAGAAAGGATATTTACACCACTCTTGAAAACAGGATGAAGTGTGGACTTGGCAAATGCGGCAGATGCAACATTGGGAAGGTCTATGTGTGCAAGGACGGTCCTGTCTTCACCGCAGCCGAGATAGCAGAATTCCCACCAGATTACTAA
- the nifU gene encoding Fe-S cluster assembly scaffold protein NifU: MYSDKVMDHFQHPRNVGEIGDADGVGEVGNPVCGDLMKVFIKVKDDVIRDVKVLTFGCAAAIATSSMATEMIKGKTVQEALALTNKAVAEALEGLPPIKMHCSVLAEQGIKAAIEDYQKKQQEKDKS, translated from the coding sequence GTGTATAGTGATAAGGTTATGGACCACTTTCAGCACCCCAGAAATGTCGGTGAGATCGGTGATGCCGACGGTGTGGGTGAAGTGGGGAACCCTGTCTGTGGGGACCTGATGAAAGTGTTCATAAAAGTGAAGGATGACGTTATCAGAGATGTGAAGGTCTTGACTTTCGGCTGTGCGGCAGCCATAGCAACCAGCTCCATGGCAACAGAGATGATCAAGGGCAAAACGGTCCAAGAGGCCCTCGCCCTGACTAACAAGGCCGTGGCAGAGGCGCTCGAGGGACTTCCCCCTATCAAGATGCACTGCTCTGTTCTTGCCGAGCAGGGGATAAAGGCTGCCATCGAGGATTACCAGAAAAAACAGCAGGAAAAAGATAAGTCTTAG
- the trxA gene encoding thioredoxin — translation MMAVMDVGDGDFEEKVMKSEKPVLVDFWAPWCTPCRMVGPIVEELSNMFEGQASFAKVNVDEAPSVAARFGVRSIPTIMIFKSGECVETIVGACPKEYFQNKVENAIGKKDEEKGE, via the coding sequence ATGATGGCTGTAATGGATGTTGGTGACGGCGATTTCGAGGAGAAAGTTATGAAGTCGGAGAAGCCTGTCCTGGTCGATTTTTGGGCCCCCTGGTGTACGCCGTGCAGGATGGTTGGACCTATTGTTGAAGAGTTGTCCAACATGTTCGAAGGTCAGGCAAGTTTTGCGAAAGTGAACGTTGATGAGGCGCCGAGTGTAGCTGCGCGCTTCGGGGTAAGGAGCATTCCCACCATTATGATATTCAAATCCGGGGAGTGCGTGGAAACGATAGTGGGAGCATGTCCAAAGGAGTATTTCCAGAACAAGGTGGAGAACGCGATTGGAAAAAAGGACGAAGAGAAAGGGGAATGA
- a CDS encoding DUF59 domain-containing protein encodes MITKDEVLKALSEVMDPELGVSLVDLGLIYDVTVEDDKVDVKMTLTAPGCPLHSVMRENAQNRISQIDGVKEANVQVVWDPPWKPEMMSEAAKKHLGLVK; translated from the coding sequence GTGATCACTAAGGACGAGGTATTGAAAGCTTTGAGCGAAGTGATGGATCCGGAGCTCGGTGTGAGTCTTGTGGATTTGGGTCTGATATATGATGTGACTGTTGAGGATGACAAGGTAGATGTGAAGATGACTCTGACCGCTCCTGGATGTCCCCTCCACTCAGTCATGAGGGAGAATGCGCAGAACAGAATTTCTCAAATCGATGGTGTTAAGGAGGCGAATGTCCAGGTGGTTTGGGATCCGCCGTGGAAGCCAGAGATGATGTCAGAGGCGGCAAAGAAGCACCTGGGTCTCGTGAAGTGA
- a CDS encoding Rrf2 family transcriptional regulator — MEARDDVRGGKEAPGSREVRISSRSRYGLRAMVELSKTHGKGPVSARTISDREGIPMSYLEHLLGKLREAGLIKSVRGPGGGFELARTPGDISLLSIISALDGPVVLCDCFEESSMKLPCNRLDSCLARVLWEKLSDRIEEVLETTTLAHVV, encoded by the coding sequence GTGGAAGCCAGAGATGATGTCAGAGGCGGCAAAGAAGCACCTGGGTCTCGTGAAGTGAGGATTTCTTCTAGATCAAGGTACGGTTTGAGAGCCATGGTTGAGCTCTCCAAAACGCATGGCAAGGGGCCTGTCAGTGCGAGGACCATATCTGACAGAGAGGGCATACCCATGTCATATCTTGAGCACCTCCTTGGAAAACTGAGAGAGGCTGGTCTCATCAAGTCTGTCAGGGGCCCTGGAGGCGGTTTTGAACTCGCCAGGACTCCTGGTGATATCAGCCTGCTGAGCATCATTAGTGCGCTCGACGGGCCGGTCGTGCTGTGTGACTGTTTTGAGGAATCTTCCATGAAACTGCCTTGCAACCGGTTGGATTCCTGCCTGGCCAGGGTACTCTGGGAGAAGCTGAGTGATAGGATAGAAGAGGTGCTGGAAACCACCACCCTGGCCCACGTTGTCTAA
- a CDS encoding thiamine biosynthesis protein, which yields MSGGVRAVGLLSGGLDSTLAARIMKEQGVEVDAVNFYTGFCIVEHRRKMGRSGRRGRNEALRAGADIEVSVDIVDIFDEYLSVVAHPRFGYGSAINPCIDCRILMLKNARLRMESTGAKFVFTGEVLGQRPMSQHKNQLRLIEKESGLEGLLLRPLSAKLLPPTLPETEGWVDREMLYGISGRGRKEQFVLAEQYGIVDYPQPAGGCCFLTDKNYAAKLKDLYAHKGKDSVSKEDVILLKVGRHFRISEAAKVIVGRDEGENNFLESYVDNRWVFMALDFEGPLTLVEGDMSADEKRSVAAITARYSDGKNQNVVRVEWRYGGESGVLEVEPAGNEIDSLRV from the coding sequence ATGAGTGGTGGCGTGAGAGCTGTTGGTCTTCTTTCAGGTGGTCTCGATAGCACTCTGGCAGCCAGAATCATGAAGGAGCAAGGTGTTGAGGTGGATGCCGTTAACTTCTACACCGGATTCTGTATCGTTGAGCACAGAAGAAAGATGGGCAGAAGCGGGCGAAGGGGAAGAAATGAGGCCCTGAGGGCAGGAGCAGACATTGAGGTTAGCGTGGACATAGTTGACATATTTGATGAGTATCTATCCGTGGTTGCCCATCCAAGGTTCGGATACGGATCTGCAATCAATCCGTGCATAGACTGCAGGATACTCATGCTGAAGAATGCAAGACTCAGAATGGAATCGACTGGCGCGAAGTTCGTGTTTACGGGCGAGGTTCTTGGCCAGCGCCCGATGTCTCAACACAAAAATCAACTCAGACTGATTGAAAAGGAAAGCGGACTCGAGGGTCTGCTTCTCCGTCCCCTTTCTGCAAAGCTGCTTCCACCAACGCTTCCGGAAACAGAAGGATGGGTGGATAGAGAAATGCTCTATGGGATAAGTGGAAGAGGTCGGAAGGAGCAGTTTGTACTTGCCGAACAGTACGGAATAGTGGACTACCCACAGCCTGCTGGGGGGTGCTGTTTCCTGACTGATAAGAACTATGCAGCAAAACTGAAAGACCTTTACGCACATAAGGGGAAGGACTCTGTGTCCAAAGAAGATGTCATTCTACTAAAAGTGGGCAGACACTTCAGGATTTCAGAGGCAGCGAAGGTGATAGTCGGTAGAGATGAAGGTGAGAACAACTTTCTAGAGAGTTATGTGGACAATAGATGGGTATTTATGGCTCTGGATTTCGAAGGACCCTTGACTCTTGTGGAAGGAGATATGTCCGCAGACGAGAAAAGGAGTGTGGCTGCGATTACTGCGAGGTACAGCGACGGGAAGAATCAGAACGTGGTTAGAGTAGAATGGCGGTATGGTGGTGAGTCTGGTGTGTTAGAAGTTGAACCAGCAGGTAATGAAATCGATAGTCTCAGAGTATAA
- a CDS encoding sulfurtransferase TusA family protein — MKADHAVDTLGLLCPMPIVKTAEKMKKMKPGEVLKIVSDDPGVKEDMPAWCKSTGNELVGIEESDGEYKVYIKKAT; from the coding sequence TTGAAGGCAGATCACGCGGTAGACACATTGGGTCTTCTCTGCCCCATGCCGATTGTCAAGACCGCGGAGAAGATGAAGAAGATGAAACCTGGAGAGGTTCTGAAGATTGTGTCCGACGATCCAGGTGTAAAAGAAGATATGCCGGCCTGGTGCAAATCGACCGGTAATGAACTCGTTGGTATTGAGGAGTCGGACGGAGAGTATAAGGTCTACATAAAAAAGGCCACCTGA
- a CDS encoding anaerobic glycerol-3-phosphate dehydrogenase subunit C, with translation MVNSQTICKGLRPLVRGEVFCDNLHRTLYSSAACIYEIEPAAVVYPKDKHDVAAVMGYCYRHGIPVTPRGAGSGLAGQSVGEGIIIDLSRHMNHVLKVNEDDWMVRVQPGVVLSNLNKTLKPRGRFFPPDPSSSDYCTIGGMIANNSSGSHSLKYGATKDYVASLEVVLCNGEIVEITSLAWDSPELGVIKSKETQEGAIYTSMLGLLWRNKELIEEYSPKVEKNSSGYNLKEAFVNGILDLTKVVVGSEGTLGVVTEATLRIVDLPEDSCVLLLFFDDLRKIGEAVTEARQFQPASIELMDRTFLGAAKELVPDLEDLIPQDTEAILLVEFEGEDASIEAKGIDLRGRVVDEIGLGTGGVLAHDKGQMEKLWRLRKAAVPMVMKSTGRRRPIPFIEDVVVPPQRLPDFLNGLHAILENYAVDSAAYGHAGEGNIHVRPLLDLSRQKDIEKMEAVAGEVYSLVRGLEGSPSGEHGDGLVRAPFLKDFSGPLYELFFWTKRIFDPKGILNPGKKICDKDSISEDLRFGASYENVATGTGFDDKNLIEQIERCHGCGMCRSAVDTTMCPVYKALGDEKYTPRAKANLLRALVRGRLKPDELIGDPQFRELIGMCYQCRMCLSECPTEVNMPLLTRLAKAEIVKRHGMPLSDRMFCNFESVGRLASRSALVSNFLMRIVPMRAVVEWLSGLSRARDMPPFNKGQFKLKKKSSLLRGRTVVVYFPGCFVNFMDARLGQSLSNLLERADMELVVPDLSCCGIPSLSLGDLDGARKRAEGNIRVLLPFASKGIPIVATCPSCALALKKEYIELLGTEEAQVVAGMVRDATAFVLDLVAHGELRAKALKALPRTVYHAPCHLKALGLEEDSIGQIAERLSLRLGQIEDSCCGTGGTFGFKRRHFDISQQIGLPLFESIKSSDASVVITECPTCKIQISQGTGLDVIHPIELLEVACADGQPANQNGMSAIDAQESI, from the coding sequence ATGGTTAACTCGCAGACTATTTGTAAGGGCCTCAGACCGCTTGTGAGGGGGGAGGTGTTCTGTGATAATCTGCACAGGACACTTTATAGCTCTGCTGCTTGCATTTACGAGATAGAACCAGCGGCGGTTGTCTATCCGAAAGACAAACATGATGTTGCTGCTGTCATGGGATACTGCTACAGACATGGCATTCCAGTCACCCCCCGCGGAGCTGGGTCGGGGCTGGCCGGCCAGAGCGTTGGTGAAGGAATTATCATCGATCTGTCCAGGCACATGAACCACGTCCTGAAGGTGAATGAAGACGACTGGATGGTTCGAGTTCAGCCGGGCGTGGTCTTGTCGAACCTCAACAAGACTCTGAAGCCCAGGGGTAGGTTCTTTCCACCCGACCCATCGAGTAGTGACTACTGCACAATAGGGGGTATGATTGCCAACAATTCGAGCGGGTCTCATAGCCTGAAGTACGGGGCGACCAAGGACTATGTGGCTTCTCTGGAAGTGGTCCTCTGTAATGGGGAAATCGTAGAGATCACTTCCCTTGCCTGGGATTCACCCGAGCTGGGAGTCATCAAGAGCAAAGAAACCCAGGAGGGTGCGATATATACCTCCATGTTAGGGCTCCTGTGGCGCAACAAGGAGCTCATAGAAGAGTACTCCCCGAAGGTGGAGAAGAACTCCAGCGGATACAATTTGAAGGAGGCTTTTGTAAATGGAATCCTGGATCTTACCAAAGTGGTTGTAGGATCCGAAGGCACCCTTGGAGTGGTCACCGAAGCGACTCTGAGAATTGTTGATTTGCCTGAAGACAGCTGTGTTCTTCTTCTCTTCTTCGATGATCTCCGCAAGATAGGCGAAGCTGTCACGGAGGCGAGACAGTTTCAACCAGCTAGCATCGAGCTTATGGACAGAACTTTTTTGGGCGCGGCCAAAGAGTTGGTGCCCGACCTCGAAGATCTGATTCCTCAGGATACGGAAGCCATTCTCCTGGTAGAATTTGAGGGGGAAGATGCCAGCATAGAAGCGAAGGGTATCGACCTCAGGGGACGTGTGGTAGACGAGATTGGTCTCGGCACAGGTGGCGTGCTGGCACACGATAAGGGACAGATGGAAAAACTCTGGAGACTGAGAAAGGCCGCCGTCCCCATGGTTATGAAGAGTACAGGAAGGCGAAGGCCGATACCTTTCATCGAGGACGTTGTTGTTCCTCCGCAGCGGCTGCCGGACTTTCTTAACGGTCTCCATGCAATTCTTGAGAACTACGCAGTTGATTCAGCGGCATACGGTCATGCAGGCGAAGGGAACATACACGTGCGTCCACTTCTCGATCTGAGTCGTCAAAAGGACATAGAAAAGATGGAAGCTGTGGCAGGAGAGGTGTACAGTCTGGTCAGAGGACTGGAAGGGTCCCCTTCTGGCGAACATGGAGATGGGCTTGTCCGCGCACCATTCCTGAAGGATTTCAGTGGCCCCCTCTATGAACTATTCTTCTGGACAAAAAGGATTTTCGATCCAAAGGGGATTCTGAATCCAGGCAAAAAGATTTGTGATAAGGATTCGATCTCCGAAGATTTGAGGTTCGGAGCGTCCTATGAAAATGTTGCTACAGGAACCGGTTTTGATGACAAGAATCTGATAGAGCAGATTGAGAGGTGTCACGGGTGCGGAATGTGCAGGTCTGCGGTGGATACAACGATGTGTCCGGTCTACAAAGCGCTTGGCGATGAGAAATACACCCCGAGGGCTAAAGCTAACTTGCTCCGGGCCTTGGTGAGGGGCAGGCTGAAACCCGACGAGCTGATTGGTGATCCTCAGTTCAGAGAACTGATAGGCATGTGCTACCAGTGCAGGATGTGCCTGAGCGAGTGCCCCACAGAGGTGAATATGCCTCTCCTGACGAGGCTCGCAAAGGCAGAGATTGTCAAAAGGCATGGAATGCCTCTCTCTGACAGGATGTTCTGCAATTTTGAAAGCGTCGGTCGCCTGGCTTCGCGTTCAGCCCTGGTGTCCAACTTCTTGATGAGAATTGTCCCGATGAGAGCGGTGGTTGAGTGGCTGTCTGGGCTGAGCAGGGCGCGCGACATGCCGCCATTTAACAAGGGGCAGTTCAAGCTGAAGAAGAAATCTTCACTGCTGCGTGGGAGGACGGTTGTGGTCTACTTCCCGGGGTGTTTTGTGAACTTCATGGATGCCAGACTTGGTCAAAGCCTGTCCAATCTTTTGGAACGCGCAGATATGGAACTAGTAGTTCCAGACCTATCCTGCTGCGGGATACCCAGCCTTTCTCTGGGAGACCTGGATGGAGCACGAAAGAGGGCTGAAGGGAATATCAGGGTCCTTCTGCCATTTGCCTCAAAGGGAATACCAATAGTGGCAACGTGTCCGAGCTGCGCGCTTGCTCTGAAAAAAGAGTACATCGAGCTTCTGGGAACAGAAGAAGCTCAGGTGGTTGCCGGAATGGTGCGCGATGCGACCGCCTTCGTACTGGACCTTGTCGCGCACGGCGAGCTCAGAGCTAAGGCCCTGAAGGCTCTTCCTCGTACGGTCTATCATGCGCCATGCCACCTGAAAGCTCTTGGTCTTGAAGAAGATTCCATAGGGCAAATAGCAGAAAGACTTTCACTCAGACTTGGCCAGATTGAAGATAGCTGTTGCGGCACAGGAGGCACGTTTGGATTCAAGCGCCGTCACTTTGACATTTCACAGCAAATAGGCTTACCGTTGTTCGAGAGCATAAAGAGTTCTGACGCATCAGTCGTGATCACCGAGTGCCCCACATGCAAAATTCAGATAAGTCAGGGAACAGGTCTTGATGTGATTCATCCTATTGAACTGCTGGAGGTTGCCTGTGCAGATGGCCAGCCAGCCAATCAAAACGGAATGTCAGCTATTGACGCACAGGAAAGCATATGA